A stretch of the Acidimicrobiia bacterium genome encodes the following:
- a CDS encoding amino acid ABC transporter ATP-binding protein: MSAIVEIRGLVKRFGFNTVLDGIDLDVGEHEVVCLIGASGSGKSTLLRCVNGLEPLSAGTVTVLGRRVLQDDIKLNRLRRDVGIVFQSYNLFPHMTVLDNVTLAPRKVLKLSNDDAEERARALLDRIGLTEKADAYPDSLSGGQQQRVAIVRALAMQPKLMLFDEITSALDPELVNEVLLMMKELAQEGMTMIVATHEMAFARDAAKTVCYLHEGKILEQGPPSQIFTAPENERTAEFLKRTLEAGQL; encoded by the coding sequence ATGAGCGCCATCGTCGAGATCCGAGGGCTGGTGAAGCGGTTCGGGTTCAACACCGTGCTCGACGGCATCGACCTCGACGTCGGGGAGCACGAGGTCGTGTGCCTCATCGGCGCTTCGGGCTCGGGGAAGTCGACGCTCCTGCGGTGCGTGAACGGACTCGAGCCGTTGAGCGCCGGGACCGTGACCGTCCTGGGCCGCCGGGTGCTGCAAGACGACATCAAGCTCAACCGACTGCGCCGCGATGTCGGCATCGTGTTCCAGTCGTACAACCTCTTCCCGCACATGACGGTGCTCGACAACGTGACGCTCGCACCGCGCAAGGTGCTGAAGCTCTCGAATGACGACGCCGAGGAACGCGCCCGCGCTCTGCTCGATCGGATCGGTCTCACCGAGAAGGCCGACGCGTACCCCGACAGCCTCTCCGGCGGGCAGCAACAGCGCGTTGCCATCGTGCGCGCCCTCGCCATGCAGCCCAAGCTCATGCTCTTCGACGAGATCACGAGCGCACTCGACCCGGAGCTGGTGAACGAGGTGCTCCTCATGATGAAGGAGCTCGCCCAAGAAGGCATGACGATGATCGTCGCAACGCACGAGATGGCGTTCGCGCGCGACGCCGCGAAGACGGTCTGCTACCTCCACGAGGGAAAGATCCTCGAGCAGGGCCCGCCCAGCCAGATCTTCACCGCCCCCGAGAACGAGCGAACCGCTGAGTTCCTCAAGAGAACGCTAGAGGCCGGCCAGCTGTGA
- a CDS encoding NAD(P)/FAD-dependent oxidoreductase has protein sequence MSTYDVMGKVGLPSPVAELAARVWDAIVVGGGHNGLTAAAYLARAGKQVLVLERRDQLGGACTLEQPFADDRYLMSPCAYLVGLLHPLVIEELELAKRGYRTFVAEPTQWTPFDDGTSLYQWHDDAKTLPSLEALAPADVEGYLAYDALFDRIRDTLRRGPRGDTWIGDAPDRAALEELFGVDTEGLEVVLDAPIADMVERHVKDERVRSALHVEGLIGTFAGPRDPGTAWIHAHHSLGLLGGWSYVEGGMGRVAFCLADAARDAGAVIAAGVPVAAIVPGEGVLLEGGEAIRAPVIVSNADPVRTLSLIDGEVDAEFGRRIGAWRTTSPVIKLNCALSRLPTFTAAGGDPTVFRAQVVIGCSIDAAQAACDAARGGEPAPTWCELYFQTPYDPSVAPPGSHTMSVFAQYAPYELATGTWEERREEIADAVVGVIAAHAPDIADCVVERQVLGPPDVEERIGLTGGHIFQGECLPDQMWEHRFAPRTPVPGLYLCGAATHPGGSVMAVNGRNAAMAVLADHHP, from the coding sequence GTGAGCACGTACGACGTGATGGGCAAGGTCGGGCTGCCGTCCCCCGTGGCCGAGCTCGCGGCCCGAGTGTGGGACGCGATCGTTGTCGGCGGTGGTCACAATGGCCTGACCGCGGCGGCGTACCTCGCCCGAGCCGGGAAGCAGGTGCTCGTGCTCGAGCGCCGCGACCAGCTCGGAGGCGCGTGCACGCTCGAGCAGCCGTTCGCAGACGACCGCTACCTGATGAGCCCGTGCGCGTACCTCGTCGGTCTGCTGCACCCGTTGGTCATCGAGGAGCTCGAGCTCGCCAAGCGCGGCTACCGGACGTTCGTCGCCGAGCCCACTCAATGGACGCCGTTCGACGACGGGACCTCGCTCTACCAGTGGCACGACGATGCCAAGACCCTGCCGTCGCTCGAAGCGCTGGCACCGGCCGACGTGGAGGGCTATCTCGCGTACGACGCACTCTTCGACCGGATCCGCGACACGCTGCGGCGCGGGCCTCGTGGCGACACCTGGATCGGTGACGCGCCCGATCGAGCGGCGCTCGAGGAGCTGTTCGGTGTCGACACGGAGGGGCTCGAAGTCGTGCTCGACGCGCCGATCGCCGACATGGTCGAACGGCACGTCAAGGACGAGCGCGTTCGCTCCGCGCTCCACGTGGAGGGCCTCATCGGCACGTTCGCCGGGCCGCGCGATCCGGGAACCGCCTGGATCCACGCGCACCACAGCCTCGGACTGCTCGGCGGCTGGAGCTACGTGGAAGGGGGCATGGGGCGGGTCGCGTTCTGCCTGGCCGACGCCGCGCGCGACGCGGGCGCGGTCATCGCCGCCGGCGTGCCGGTCGCGGCCATCGTCCCGGGCGAAGGTGTGCTCCTCGAGGGGGGTGAGGCGATCCGCGCGCCCGTCATCGTGAGCAACGCCGACCCGGTGCGCACGCTGAGCCTGATCGACGGCGAGGTCGACGCCGAGTTCGGGCGGCGGATCGGCGCGTGGCGAACTACCAGCCCGGTCATCAAGCTGAACTGTGCCCTCTCGCGTCTTCCCACCTTCACGGCCGCGGGTGGTGATCCGACCGTGTTCCGGGCCCAGGTCGTGATCGGATGTTCGATCGATGCCGCGCAGGCGGCGTGCGACGCGGCCCGCGGCGGCGAGCCGGCGCCGACCTGGTGCGAGCTCTACTTCCAGACGCCGTACGACCCGTCGGTCGCGCCCCCCGGTTCGCACACGATGAGCGTGTTTGCCCAGTACGCGCCCTACGAGCTGGCCACCGGCACGTGGGAGGAGCGTCGCGAGGAGATCGCCGACGCGGTCGTCGGCGTGATCGCCGCCCACGCGCCCGACATCGCCGACTGTGTGGTCGAGCGCCAGGTGCTCGGCCCCCCGGATGTGGAGGAGCGCATCGGCCTCACGGGGGGCCACATCTTCCAGGGCGAGTGCCTGCCTGACCAGATGTGGGAACACCGGTTTGCGCCCCGCACCCCCGTCCCTGGCCTCTACCTCTGCGGAGCCGCCACCCATCCGGGCGGCTCGGTGATGGCCGTGAACGGACGAAATGCGGCCATGGCGGTGCTGGCCGACCATCACCCCTAG
- a CDS encoding helix-turn-helix domain-containing protein, with protein sequence MSARTATAGATRDRIVDTALRLFSERGTAAVSVRELADAAGVTVPGLYYHFASKAELIREVYRSKGFGQPLEAFAPPVARGLEARVVEQARKEFARFVVNAEFLRHMQRESVLGDEDAREVGTALATQWRERWRLVLAGSADVALDADLDAAADCIATLLWGLFFDYLNNGDADSIVTRIDAFARLVVPGLTGGLS encoded by the coding sequence ATGAGCGCGCGCACCGCCACGGCGGGCGCGACCCGGGACCGGATCGTCGACACCGCGTTGCGCCTCTTCTCGGAACGGGGTACGGCCGCGGTCAGCGTCCGGGAGCTGGCCGACGCGGCCGGCGTCACGGTGCCGGGGCTCTACTACCACTTCGCCTCCAAGGCCGAGCTGATCCGCGAGGTGTACCGATCCAAGGGGTTCGGCCAGCCGCTCGAGGCGTTCGCTCCTCCCGTAGCGAGGGGGCTCGAAGCGCGTGTCGTCGAGCAGGCCCGCAAGGAGTTCGCGCGGTTCGTCGTGAACGCAGAGTTCCTGCGCCACATGCAACGCGAATCGGTGCTCGGTGACGAGGACGCCCGAGAGGTGGGGACCGCCCTCGCAACCCAGTGGCGCGAACGATGGCGGCTCGTCCTCGCCGGCTCAGCGGATGTGGCCCTCGACGCCGACCTCGACGCGGCCGCCGACTGCATCGCCACGCTGTTGTGGGGGCTCTTCTTCGACTACCTGAACAACGGCGACGCCGACTCGATCGTCACGCGAATCGACGCGTTCGCCCGCCTGGTGGTGCCAGGCCTCACGGGCGGTTTGTCGTGA
- a CDS encoding AarF/UbiB family protein — protein sequence MSGKDLAEFAFTDVGPWVVEIDRLEWCDALADVRASTAVEAARLLRRRRVPPIWRVLRVLGGLARALVVWRVRERGTPRSRAGISRRLRLAFERLGSTYVKLGQIVSAFEGLFPDELVNEFKRLRDQVPPERFRDIRALVEQELGAPLSHVFAEFDEAPIAAASIAQVHAARLVTGEDVVVKVQRPRVGALVRADLRALAWIGPHLVGRIPVAALANPPALVELFAEQVTEELDFRLEAQNMLDLARVFAATDQRTMVVPRPHPVLVTRRVLVMERMRGFAFDDVESMQAAGVDTSAVLHAGLIACLEGAMIYGVFHGDLHGGNLLVDETGRTVLFDFGITGRLTEAQRLAFLRLLLSGTSGDVKGQLTALRDLGAFPIDTDLDAVFLDLELDQPVKDPTLMSADELVSELQGLMTKLLGYGTRAPKELMLFVKDLMYLNAATATLDPDLDLIAEIVNVHQYFLTTHGERLMREIGEAAMRPPDPDAIKAGFLVPADVERLTFADLQERRRTILARMGEKSPGRKRRAT from the coding sequence ATGAGCGGGAAAGACCTGGCCGAGTTCGCGTTCACCGACGTCGGCCCGTGGGTGGTGGAGATCGATCGCTTGGAGTGGTGCGACGCGCTCGCTGACGTGCGCGCGAGCACCGCGGTCGAGGCCGCGCGCTTGCTCCGGCGTCGCCGGGTGCCACCCATTTGGCGCGTGCTGCGGGTCTTGGGTGGGCTGGCTCGAGCGCTCGTGGTCTGGCGCGTTCGCGAGCGGGGGACGCCGCGGTCGCGGGCGGGGATCTCGCGGCGCCTGCGGCTCGCGTTCGAGCGCCTCGGGTCCACGTACGTGAAGCTCGGGCAGATCGTGTCGGCGTTCGAAGGGCTCTTCCCCGACGAGCTCGTGAACGAGTTCAAGCGCCTCCGCGACCAGGTACCCCCCGAGCGCTTCCGAGACATCCGCGCGCTGGTGGAGCAGGAGCTCGGTGCACCGCTCTCCCACGTGTTTGCCGAGTTCGACGAGGCCCCGATCGCGGCCGCGTCGATCGCGCAGGTGCATGCGGCGCGCCTGGTCACCGGCGAGGACGTGGTCGTGAAGGTCCAGCGCCCCCGCGTCGGCGCCCTCGTGCGGGCCGACCTGCGTGCGCTCGCGTGGATCGGCCCGCACCTCGTGGGTCGGATCCCTGTGGCCGCGCTGGCCAACCCGCCGGCGCTGGTGGAGCTGTTCGCCGAGCAGGTCACCGAGGAGCTCGACTTTCGGCTCGAGGCGCAGAACATGCTCGACCTCGCCCGGGTCTTCGCGGCCACCGATCAACGCACGATGGTCGTACCCCGGCCTCACCCCGTGCTGGTCACCCGCCGGGTGCTCGTGATGGAGCGCATGCGCGGCTTCGCGTTCGACGACGTGGAGTCGATGCAGGCCGCGGGTGTGGACACGAGCGCGGTCCTGCACGCCGGACTCATCGCGTGCCTCGAGGGGGCGATGATCTACGGCGTCTTCCACGGCGACTTGCACGGCGGGAACCTGCTCGTCGACGAGACGGGTCGTACCGTCTTGTTCGACTTCGGCATCACCGGCCGCCTGACCGAAGCCCAGCGCCTCGCGTTCCTGCGCCTCCTGCTCTCGGGGACGTCGGGTGATGTGAAGGGTCAGCTCACCGCGCTGCGCGACCTCGGGGCGTTCCCGATCGATACTGACCTCGACGCGGTGTTCCTCGACCTCGAGCTCGACCAGCCCGTCAAGGACCCGACCTTGATGTCGGCCGACGAGCTCGTCAGCGAGCTCCAAGGCCTGATGACCAAGCTGCTCGGCTACGGCACCCGCGCGCCGAAAGAGCTCATGCTCTTCGTGAAGGACTTGATGTACCTGAACGCGGCGACGGCGACCTTGGACCCCGACCTGGACCTCATCGCCGAGATCGTCAACGTGCACCAGTACTTCCTCACCACCCACGGTGAGCGCCTCATGCGGGAGATCGGTGAGGCCGCCATGCGCCCGCCCGACCCCGACGCCATCAAGGCCGGCTTCCTCGTGCCGGCCGACGTGGAGCGCCTCACGTTCGCCGACCTCCAGGAGCGCCGCCGGACGATCCTCGCCCGCATGGGGGAGAAATCCCCGGGCCGGAAGCGCCGGGCTACTTGA
- a CDS encoding amino acid ABC transporter permease has protein sequence MAAPEKHDGASDPINAENHRRAVRALALALAVVVGVLVGAAIAALRADQTDNGFLAWFCLTLPLGVAALVYGRRAETRVVEVDGPLADEQRAHLARRISVGGVTLASLLVFGLAVWTSWDGLVDVANTFFSWSHISSVLGLEKNAAEPLEFGVVRDAFMLNVLVFIIAEVFVLALGLVVALARRLPGRAAAPLRWLAVAYVDVFRGLPAIVTIYLIVFGLPLTGLPIIEDSADIDFDFLGVHFDQAVVLGILAITLVYGAYVAEVYRAGIESIHWSQRAAARGLGLSEAQSMRHVVVPQAVRRVIPPLMNDFIGLQKDTALLNVAGILEGFNVARNNASNTFNLSAVTGLGLCFLIITIPQTRIVDYLARRDQRRMEGGNRMLITTGRPGAPTAAPVSTGGLPG, from the coding sequence GTGGCGGCCCCTGAGAAGCACGACGGGGCAAGCGACCCGATCAACGCGGAGAACCACCGGCGCGCGGTGCGCGCGCTCGCGCTCGCGCTCGCCGTCGTGGTTGGCGTGTTGGTCGGAGCCGCGATCGCGGCGTTGCGGGCCGACCAGACCGACAACGGCTTCCTCGCGTGGTTCTGCCTGACGCTGCCGCTGGGCGTGGCGGCACTGGTCTACGGCCGCCGAGCCGAGACCCGCGTCGTCGAGGTAGACGGGCCGCTCGCCGACGAGCAGCGAGCGCACCTCGCTCGCCGGATCTCCGTTGGCGGGGTGACCCTGGCCTCGCTGCTCGTCTTCGGCCTTGCTGTCTGGACATCGTGGGACGGTCTCGTCGACGTCGCCAACACGTTCTTCTCGTGGAGCCACATCTCCAGCGTGTTGGGCTTGGAGAAGAACGCCGCCGAGCCGCTCGAGTTCGGCGTGGTGCGCGACGCCTTCATGCTCAACGTGCTCGTGTTCATCATCGCCGAGGTGTTCGTGCTCGCGTTGGGGCTCGTCGTGGCGCTCGCCCGGCGACTTCCCGGGCGCGCGGCCGCCCCGCTGCGCTGGCTGGCGGTCGCCTATGTCGACGTCTTCCGCGGGTTGCCGGCGATCGTGACCATCTACCTCATCGTGTTCGGCCTCCCACTCACCGGGCTCCCCATCATCGAGGACTCAGCCGACATCGACTTCGACTTCCTCGGTGTGCACTTCGACCAGGCAGTGGTGCTCGGCATCCTCGCCATCACCCTCGTGTACGGGGCCTACGTCGCCGAGGTGTACCGAGCGGGCATCGAGAGCATCCACTGGAGCCAGCGCGCCGCCGCCCGCGGCCTGGGCCTGTCCGAAGCGCAGTCGATGCGCCACGTCGTGGTCCCGCAGGCCGTCCGAAGGGTGATCCCACCCCTGATGAACGACTTCATCGGGCTGCAGAAGGACACCGCGCTCCTCAACGTGGCGGGGATCTTGGAAGGCTTCAACGTCGCGAGGAACAACGCGAGCAACACCTTCAACCTGTCGGCCGTCACCGGGCTCGGGCTCTGCTTCCTCATCATCACCATCCCGCAGACGCGCATCGTCGACTACCTCGCCCGGCGTGATCAGCGGCGCATGGAAGGCGGCAACCGCATGCTGATCACCACAGGTCGGCCAGGTGCACCCACCGCCGCCCCCGTGAGCACGGGCGGATTGCCCGGATGA
- a CDS encoding ABC transporter substrate-binding protein has protein sequence MRKLIVVLSTFALLLGVAPAANAGGKGPLQVATSLPAPGFWNGDTPDTIDGGFEWALAGELADALGYDGFELKNVSFGGLVAGKAKGFDIALSQASITKERKKVVDFSTPYYISDNGIMVKEGTEVPDVETARTLTWGVQTGSTHVAFMKKSLKPDEPVKLFGETTEMFAALTAGQIDAAMTDTSILLAQAGQPGSGFEVVGQFKATSGFYGAIFAKGSKLRPKVNKVIKALEADGTLEALLEEWLVPEFGADPRTVPYLEL, from the coding sequence GTGCGGAAGCTCATCGTTGTTCTCAGCACCTTCGCGCTACTGCTCGGGGTCGCGCCGGCTGCCAACGCCGGTGGGAAGGGCCCATTGCAGGTGGCCACCAGCCTCCCTGCGCCTGGCTTCTGGAACGGCGACACGCCCGACACGATCGACGGCGGCTTCGAGTGGGCGCTGGCCGGCGAGCTTGCCGACGCCCTCGGGTACGACGGTTTCGAGCTCAAGAACGTCTCGTTCGGCGGTCTCGTTGCCGGTAAGGCCAAGGGCTTCGACATCGCGCTCTCGCAGGCGAGCATCACCAAGGAGCGCAAGAAGGTTGTCGACTTCTCGACGCCCTATTACATCTCGGACAACGGGATCATGGTCAAAGAGGGCACTGAGGTACCCGACGTCGAGACGGCGCGAACGCTCACGTGGGGTGTGCAGACCGGCTCGACCCACGTCGCCTTCATGAAGAAGAGCCTGAAACCAGACGAGCCGGTCAAGCTCTTCGGGGAGACCACGGAGATGTTCGCCGCGCTGACGGCAGGACAGATCGACGCCGCGATGACCGACACGTCGATCCTCCTCGCGCAGGCGGGTCAACCAGGCTCCGGCTTCGAAGTGGTCGGTCAGTTCAAGGCCACGTCCGGCTTCTACGGCGCCATCTTCGCCAAAGGCTCGAAGCTTCGGCCCAAGGTGAACAAGGTCATCAAGGCGCTCGAAGCCGATGGCACGCTCGAGGCGCTCCTCGAGGAGTGGCTGGTACCGGAGTTCGGCGCCGACCCGAGAACGGTTCCATACCTCGAGCTGTAG
- a CDS encoding aromatic ring-hydroxylating dioxygenase subunit alpha, whose translation MSRSAAPLPADEIARALAPLGRACMLPGAAYTEDAVLAWEREHLFDAAWMCTGRAPDTEPGSQCAASMGWGSRLLVRDDNGQLRAFANVCRHRGHELLAIGESATRPQVRCPYHGWTYALDGTLKHVTGGDVRDPDSCALGEVRANEWRGWAFVNASSTAAPLERGLAGLDKILAPYDPGGLVAVERREYVVEANWKVLHENYQECLHCPRIHPELCRVSPPESGDNLAPGPAWVGGWMDLRDGAETMSMTGELVGAIHPGLDELTRRRVGYFAVLPNLLVSAHPDYVLTHRFEPLTPSTTRVECEWLVEPDVDDIGGAVELWDLTNRQDWAACESVQRGLASGAYRPGPILEREDAVHHFVGLIAAAYLGRAPAPD comes from the coding sequence GTGAGTCGGTCGGCGGCGCCCCTCCCCGCCGACGAGATCGCGCGCGCGCTCGCACCGCTGGGCCGAGCGTGCATGCTGCCCGGTGCTGCGTACACCGAGGATGCGGTGCTGGCGTGGGAGCGCGAGCATCTCTTCGACGCCGCGTGGATGTGTACGGGTCGTGCGCCCGATACCGAACCCGGTTCGCAATGCGCTGCTTCGATGGGCTGGGGCAGCAGGCTGCTCGTGCGTGACGACAACGGGCAGCTGCGCGCGTTCGCCAACGTGTGCCGGCACCGCGGGCACGAGCTCCTCGCGATCGGTGAGTCCGCCACCCGACCGCAGGTCCGGTGCCCGTACCACGGGTGGACGTACGCACTCGACGGCACGCTCAAGCACGTGACCGGCGGTGACGTGCGGGACCCCGACTCGTGCGCGCTCGGCGAGGTCCGCGCGAACGAATGGCGCGGGTGGGCGTTCGTCAACGCGAGTAGTACGGCCGCGCCGCTCGAGCGCGGACTTGCCGGTCTCGACAAGATCCTCGCTCCCTACGACCCAGGTGGGCTCGTCGCGGTCGAGCGGCGCGAGTACGTGGTCGAAGCCAACTGGAAGGTGCTGCACGAGAACTACCAGGAGTGCCTGCACTGCCCACGAATCCATCCCGAGCTGTGCCGCGTGAGCCCACCGGAAAGTGGCGACAACCTGGCGCCTGGTCCTGCATGGGTCGGTGGATGGATGGACCTGCGCGACGGCGCCGAGACCATGTCCATGACCGGCGAGCTCGTCGGCGCCATCCACCCGGGTCTCGACGAGCTCACCCGGCGCCGCGTCGGGTACTTCGCCGTGCTCCCGAACCTGCTTGTGAGCGCGCATCCCGACTATGTCCTGACGCACCGGTTCGAGCCGTTGACACCGAGCACGACCCGCGTGGAATGCGAATGGTTGGTCGAGCCCGACGTCGACGACATCGGAGGCGCCGTTGAGCTGTGGGACCTCACGAACCGGCAGGACTGGGCCGCGTGCGAATCGGTGCAGCGCGGGCTCGCGTCCGGCGCGTACCGCCCTGGCCCGATCCTCGAGCGCGAGGATGCCGTGCACCACTTCGTGGGGCTCATCGCGGCTGCGTACCTGGGCCGCGCCCCGGCACCGGACTGA
- a CDS encoding MDR family MFS transporter encodes MSPPTTAAARYASGVPAMTDYAARLSKKRVVLTTAAVISGMFLASVDGTIVSTAMPTIAGDLKGIDAYAWVFSGFLLAEIATIPLWGRLSDMFGRKPIFLTGMIIFLLGSVLSGMSQSMTELVLFRALQGLGAGCILPVAQTISADLYTMEQRAKVAAVYSGVFAFSSVLGPFLGGFITDNLSWRWVFYVNLPVGILAIALVVFVMVEPLERRRRHQFDWLGVMTLLGWSGALVFALESGGRQYPWGSIEVVGSFVAAAALFAAFVVVERRAAEPLIPFSLFRVPALRAAAIVTMFLGMSMFGVLSFLPLYGRTVLHESATGSGRILIPLLLAMVIGSGFGARIVLKVGFRLVVTVGASLVVAGTLLLTRLTVDSSQLALSGYLVVLGTGMGLVFMSTSLAAQNSVTTEQMGVSTGLINFTRQLGGAVGIAIAASVLLTSVTSRLEEAFGSAGFNTSELLTPSDQAAQMTPATERIVSEAFAGALHHTFWVAVAVAIIGLICTRMMPRGSAAAIRDKARSDAKLDAVGPDGETFAVARQT; translated from the coding sequence GTGAGCCCGCCGACCACCGCTGCGGCCCGATATGCGTCGGGCGTCCCGGCGATGACCGACTACGCGGCGCGCCTGTCGAAGAAGCGCGTGGTCCTCACGACGGCCGCGGTGATCTCGGGTATGTTCCTTGCGTCCGTCGACGGCACGATCGTGTCGACCGCGATGCCCACGATCGCCGGCGATCTGAAGGGCATCGACGCGTACGCGTGGGTGTTCTCGGGCTTCCTGCTCGCGGAGATCGCCACCATCCCGCTGTGGGGGCGCCTCTCCGACATGTTCGGGCGCAAGCCGATCTTCCTCACCGGCATGATCATCTTCCTGCTCGGCTCCGTGTTGAGCGGCATGTCACAGTCGATGACCGAGCTCGTGCTCTTCCGGGCACTCCAAGGGCTTGGCGCCGGGTGCATCCTCCCTGTTGCGCAGACGATCAGCGCCGACCTGTACACGATGGAGCAGCGAGCGAAGGTCGCCGCCGTGTACTCGGGCGTGTTCGCGTTCTCTTCCGTGCTCGGGCCGTTCCTCGGCGGGTTCATCACCGACAACCTCTCGTGGCGCTGGGTGTTCTACGTGAACCTGCCCGTGGGCATCCTGGCCATCGCGCTCGTGGTCTTCGTGATGGTCGAGCCGCTCGAGCGCAGACGCCGACATCAGTTCGACTGGCTGGGCGTCATGACGCTGCTCGGGTGGAGCGGCGCGCTCGTGTTCGCGCTCGAGTCGGGTGGGCGCCAGTACCCGTGGGGATCGATCGAGGTGGTGGGCTCCTTCGTGGCGGCCGCGGCGCTCTTCGCCGCGTTCGTGGTCGTCGAGCGGCGCGCAGCCGAGCCGCTGATCCCGTTCTCGTTGTTCCGAGTGCCGGCGCTGCGGGCCGCGGCCATCGTCACGATGTTCCTCGGCATGTCCATGTTCGGCGTCCTGTCGTTCCTCCCGCTGTATGGCCGCACCGTGCTGCACGAGTCAGCCACCGGATCGGGCCGCATCCTCATCCCCCTGCTGTTGGCCATGGTCATCGGCTCCGGCTTCGGCGCCAGGATCGTGCTCAAGGTTGGCTTCCGCCTGGTGGTCACCGTGGGCGCGAGCCTCGTGGTCGCCGGCACGCTCTTGCTCACGCGGTTAACGGTGGACTCGTCACAGCTCGCTCTGAGCGGATACCTCGTGGTGCTCGGCACCGGCATGGGGCTCGTGTTCATGTCCACTTCCTTGGCTGCGCAGAACTCCGTGACCACGGAGCAGATGGGCGTGTCGACGGGGCTCATCAACTTCACCCGTCAGCTCGGTGGTGCGGTTGGCATCGCGATCGCGGCGTCGGTCTTGCTCACCAGCGTGACGAGCCGGCTCGAGGAGGCCTTCGGCAGTGCCGGGTTCAACACGTCGGAGCTCCTTACGCCCAGCGATCAAGCGGCGCAGATGACGCCGGCCACCGAGCGCATCGTGAGCGAGGCGTTCGCGGGGGCGTTGCACCACACGTTCTGGGTCGCGGTTGCCGTCGCGATCATCGGCCTGATCTGCACACGGATGATGCCGAGGGGATCGGCGGCGGCCATTCGCGACAAGGCGCGTTCCGACGCAAAGCTCGACGCCGTCGGTCCCGACGGCGAGACCTTCGCAGTTGCGCGGCAAACTTGA